From Columba livia isolate bColLiv1 breed racing homer chromosome 7, bColLiv1.pat.W.v2, whole genome shotgun sequence, one genomic window encodes:
- the HOXD13 gene encoding homeobox protein Hox-D13: protein MCKAMSKAATWEMDGLRGDSSGGGGGGGASGQCRNFLSSPVFGAAHTGRAAAAAAAAASGFAYAGGGERSGAAARADPPAKDCPGSTAPATAPALGYGYHFGNGYYSCRMSHGVGIQQNALKSPPHASIGGFPVEKYMDVSSLTSTSVPANEVSSRAKEVSFYQGYTTPYQHVPGYIDMVSTFGSGEPRHETYISMEGYQSWTLANGWNSQVYCAKDQTQSSHFWKSSFPGDVALNQPDMCVYRRGRKKRVPYTKLQLKELENEYAINKFINKDKRRRISAATNLSERQVTIWFQNRRVKDKKIVSKLKDNVS, encoded by the exons aTGTGCAAGGCCATGAGCAAAGCAGCGACCTGGGAGATGGACGGACTGCGCGGTGacagcagcggcggcggcggcggcggcggagccTCCGGGCAGTGCCGTAATTTTCTCTCCTCGCCCGTTTTTGGGGCGGCGCACACGGGCCGAGCGGCcgctgccgctgctgccgccgcctcgGGGTTCGCCTACGCCGGCGGAGGGGAGCGCTCGGGGGCGGCAGCGAGGGCCGACCCCCCGGCCAAGGACTGCCCGGGCTCCACCGCGCCGGCCACCGCCCCCGCACTCGGCTATGGGTATCACTTTGGCAATGGATACTATAGCTGCAGGATGTCCCACGGGGTTGGGATCCAGCAAAACGCCCTGAAGTCTCCCCCCCATGCCTCCATTGGCGGCTTTCCCGTGGAAAAGTACATGGACGTCTCCAGTCTGACCAGCACGAGTGTCCCAGCCAATGAAGTCTCCTCCAGGGCGAAGGAAGTGTCCTTCTACCAGGGCTATACAACCCCCTACCAGCACGTTCCTGGGTACATAGACATGGTCTCAACGTTTGGCTCTGGGGAACCGAGACACGAAACATACATATCAATGGAGGGCTATCAGTCTTGGACTCTGGCTAATGGCTGGAATAGTCAGGTTTATTGTGCCAAAGATCAGACACAGAGCTCACACTTTTGGAAATCATCCTTTCCAG GGGACGTTGCACTAAACCAGCCCGATATGTGTGTCTACCGGCGTGGGAGAAAGAAGCGAGTGCCGTACACAAAGCTGCAGCTTAAAGAACTCGAGAATGAATATGCCATTAACAAGTTCATTAACAAGGACAAGAGGCGAAGGATATCCGCAGCCACAAATCTGTCTGAGAGACAAGTTACAATTTGGTTTCAGAACAGGAGAGTGAAGGATAAGAAAATAGTCTCCAAACTGAAAGACAATGTATCTTGA